The window TTGATCCCAGCTACAAGCAGGCAGAGATGGAGGTTCACTTcccgagagaagagaagaagacctATACAGAGAAGGAAGCCCACATGCTTGAGTTGATGGGGAAGGATCGAACGATCCGAAATCAGAAGAAGGAGATGGACAGACTTCAAGTGTGCCCTCTGGGAGGAGGAAAAGAAGAAGAGGAATGGTGGAACGGAGAAGGACAAGATCATTGAACAATTACAGTCTGAGACAGACCATCTCCGGGCCCTTTTAAAAGatgaaaggaggagaagaagagtagAAAGGGGTATAATGAAAGAGTGGCAGGCTGAGATCCTGagactgagggaggcagagagccagagggaggcagagagccagagagaggaagagagccagagagccagagagaagcagagagacagagagaagcagagagacagagagaagcagagagacagaggggggcagagagagagagggaagcagagagacagagggaggcagagagacagagggaggcagagagaagcagagagacagagagaagcagagagagccaCAGAAGCAATGGAGTACCAGAGAAAACTGCAGGAGATCCACAGACTCAAACAACTGCTGGATCTACTGATGGTGGACCTACAACTGGCCCACGTAAGACATGTCATTGTTATTATTAAAAGGCAGTGTATATTTACCCAGCTGAAAATGAATAGTGGCTGACAGCAGTATGCTAACCCAATGTTAACTTTTATTCCtttccttaacccttaccttaacctcactgaaactatacctaacctttaccttaacccaaccctaggtCCTGAACCTAACCTTCATTTATCTCAACCCCTATGCCTTTCTTCTGCCGGTTGAATATCCACTTCCTTATTAACGtcattactgttgttgttgttgataactgtatctgtgCAGGTTGTAAATAGTTGCATTAGTGAAGCATCATTTGTAGGAGTCATTTCTACAAGCATAAACATCAGAGGCCACATTGTTGTAACATCACACAAATTGTAACAGGAATTTCTCAAACCCCTAACTGAATGGGCAAGAAggttgtgtgtttgtatttgtacACATTTTGGACATAATTGATTCCATAAAATGTCTCATAATTTTTTCAAACCATGTCAATACATTAATTGACAATGAATTGTCCAGATGAATTGATCAACATGACCCTGCTATTGATGTTGTCCAGTGTTTGATTCAATTACCTAGCTCTAGGTTGTATTTCTGTGTATCATTCTCTGCAAATCCTTTGAAAGTATGTCTTGGTAATAGATTATCACTAATTTTACCTTTTAAAATGAAGCAAGAGATTGAGAGATTGAGGCTATGGCAGAAAGTCATGGAGGATCAGCGACCAAGACTGGCCTGGAACCACAAACCTATtgaaacaggaagagagggaaaaagagagagaaagggagatggaaaGTGAGAGAAAAGCAGAATTGGAAAGACAAGAAATGAAGAAGAAAGTGGAACAGGCAGAAGAAACGATAAAAGCGTTAGAACGAGAGATTGAGAGATTGAAAGAGATTGAGAAGGAAATCAtattgaaagagaaagagacatgcGTATTGCAGAGAATGAGAAAGTCAAACTGGTTAACGAAAAGGtaaaagagttagagagagaggttgagagactgAAAGAAGATATGACAACAAAAGAGATTCAATACAAAATCAAATTTGAAAGAGCGAAAGAAGCGTTTagaagacagaatgagagagtgaAACAGGTTAACCAAAATGTACTAGTGTTAGACAGAGAGGTTGTGAGAATGAAAGAAGAGATTAGATTGAAAGACGAGACTGAACCAGAGAGAACatttgatagagacagagagagagaaaatgattgGAGACGAAGTGAAGAGGAGATGAAAAAtagagtggagagatggagatggagattgcCCTCATCAATGACAAAAAGACGTCTGAATTGGAGGAAGTCTTCAAGAAAATCAAGGAACAGCAGATAGAATTAGAAAATATGGAAACAGACAAATATAAATGGAAACAGAACCAAATGGACatggaggagaagatggagggtGAGCACAACaaacagaaagaggtagaaagaaagagaatggagaaaataccaaaacagagacaagaagatgagaagaagaaggagatggagagagaagaagaagaggagagacgcAAACAGAAGCAcatagagatggaagaggaagaaagagagagggagaaagagagacagagagagatcaaaaggaagagaatggagaagagacagaaaattatggaaagagaagaagagagacagagagagattgaaagagagattgaagaacaaagatgtaaacagaagcaaatagagatggaagaggtagaacgagaaagggagaaagagagacagagagagatcaaaaggaagagaatggagaagagacagaaaattatggaaagagaagaagagagacagagagagattgaaagagagattgaAGAAGAAAGATGTAAACAGAAGCAAATAGAGATGGAAGAGCTAGAacgagaaagggagaaagagagacagagagagatcaaaagGAAGAGAATGGAAAAGAGACAAAAACATatggaaagagaagaagagagacagagagagattgaaagagagcattgaagaagaaagatgtaaacagaagcaaatagagatggaagaggaagaacgagagagggagaaagggagacagaaagagattgaaagagagaatgAAAAGAACTAAAACAGAAGcaaaaagagaagaagaggaagaagagattgaaagaggagaagaagaaagatgtaaacagagcaaagagatggaagaggaagaaaagagaagggagaagagacagAAAAATTGAATGGAAAGATTTGAACAGAAGcaaaagagatggaaagagattgaaagagagaaagatgaagAAATCAAAGGAAAGAGAATGGAAAGAGAAGAAAAACATGGAAAGAGaagtgagacagaaagagattgaaagagagaatgAAGAAGAACTATTTAAAAGAAAGAAATAGAGATGgaaaaagaaagagaagaagagagacagaaagagattgaaagagagaatgAAGAACAACTATTTAAACAGAAGCaaatagagatggaagaggaagaacgagaagaaagagagacagagagcgatcaaagaaaagagacagatggagagagagaaagaaaacgacaacaacaagaggagagaaagataatGTTTGAGAGagatcaagaagaagaaaatatatggaaacagaagcaaATTGAcatggagaaggagggaagagaggggaaaacaagagacagagagatagaagagatagaagagatacacagacgacaacaacaagaggagagacagaaacaaaaggagaaggagaaagaaagggagaaagacaatgagaatcagagagagatggaattaaAAGATCAGCaacagaaagagatggagaaagaaaagATGAttatgagagaaagggaggaagcaggaagaagaaaggaggggcagaaaaatattttggggaaattgagggacagaatgaactggagatagaacaggagagagagatggaagaaaagCAGGAAGTGATTAAGGAAGCAGAGGAAGAgtacagggaaagagaagagagaggaaaggaagtaAGCATGAAGAAACATGTAGTAGTTAATGTTAAAGCAAAAGCACGGGAAGTCTTCAATAGGCGTAAAGAGAGGAGGTTAGAAGTGTTGAAGGGGGAAAGAGAACACATAGAAAGAGGACAACAaatcaggagggagaaggaggaaagaCGGCTGGAGATGGAAAGAAAACAGGAGAGGGCAAGACAACAAGAGGAGCAGGATAGAAAACAAGAGATTGAAATTGCTAGACAGAAAGAAATGTTGAGactaagagaggaggagaggcagagagaggaggagagagaggagcagagaaagaAAGCCATTAAATGCCATTTATCtttaatcagagagagagaaaatataatAGAGGCAAAAAAAAAGAAAGGAGATGGTGGAAGAGGAAAGAAGGGAGATCCTTGAGTACAAGAGGGgtgagttagaggaggaggagaaggaagatgaCAAGGAGGACATTCTCCCACCTGATAAAAGTATCAGAAGGAGAGCTGTGGGCTGGGTGAATAAAACATGGGAGAAGAGGAACctcagaaagatagagagaacgtatcagagagaggctgaggagggcCATAAGATCGTCCACATAGGTAAGACCTGTTTTCCTCTACTTATGACATCATCCTCTTTAGTCTCCTCTACACACATAAGTTCCACACCAGTCATCATGTTGCATCATTGTTTCAATATAAAACTACTGTCCAAAGAatatgttagctgacatggctcattgagtgactgactgacataacaagaaaaATACTGCTGATAACAACCACGTTTTTAAATGGTACCTTGTGTCATCTACTAGTCTAACTCTCAAGACTAAGTAAAGAACCAGAAAGAGttctaaaaacacacacaaaaacgtgTTTTGGGGGATCCGGGGCTACTAGTGGCCATGGGGCCCTAAGCGATCACATATGCCCTGGCACTATACAAAGAATAGGTGCCATTCTGGACTCATGTTCAACTTAGGGCCAGGACAATTCGGGATGGGAATTATTGCACTTTATTGACACATTCCATGCCTTGCTCAACTGAAAAGAGTAAAGAATCATTGAGATCCAATTGTGTTTTCTATTCTTCATTCCCTGTGTCCATTACATTTAAGTTGATACCAGATCCACTAAGTTGAATGTAAACTCTACTTCTTCTCCCCTCCCAGCCATCCCTGGACACACAAGGCTAACATCCACCATGAcccgggcagagagagagagggagaagaggaaggagctGCTGAAGgctgaggagagaaggaagaagatGGAGGATTTCAATAAGCAGTGGAGAGAGCGGTCCCTGCTTAAAAAACACACGCATCAAcaactgaaggaggagagggagaggatgaaggaaAACTACCTGGATCAGATGAATCTGGAGGCTGATGCTCAAATCAACACCCGGTGTCTAACCACCCAACACAGCCACGATTACAACCACGGTCAGGAGTTGCCCTGGTGGGCCACAGGCCAACAAGTAAGCCAAGAGCCCACTGGATCTGCTGATGGCCACCAGGAAAGGCCAAGGAGGCAACAGGCATGGGCAGACAACCAGGAGGGGAGTTCAGAGAACCAGCAGGAGGGGCCAGAGAACCATCAGGGGGCCAGACAGCCAGCAGCTAGAAGCTCCAGAAGAGGCTGAAACATCAGAGCCAATCTCCAACACAAAGACAAAGAAAAAGCCAAGCATCTGGAAGAAAATTAGGATGGGGTAAAGAATGTTTAAACATCTATTCATGTTTTACACTGTTAATATACATGTCATCACTTTAAAAAGTGACATTATCCAAATGTGAGGGTTTAGTGTACATGCAACACACATGTAAATATATAgatacttacctgtctctgtgatgTCTTACAGCATTCCTGACGTGCTGTCTGCCTAGAGCTGGAACTCAATGAAGCCACAGTTCCACTGAGGTTACGTTGGTAATTAAAAGTGTCGCCCAAtaattcctcctcctctttaagtcATCGAGCCACATTTCCTCCTCAAAACATTATAGTCTCCTCAAGCCAGCAAGTATCCTCTTTATCAGGCAACAAACCATCGAAGGTCAGTGACCCTCCTCCCAAGAACAGAGACTCTCATCTGTATCCTAGTTAAATTCATCTCTGCTTACCACCTCTACAGTCCTAGAAAATATCCCAAAAATGGAAATGGTTTCAACAGAAGTCCTCCCCTCAGACCAGTGGCTCCACAGACCAGAGTTTCTCATCTTTATTCAAGTTGAATGCAACTCTGATCATTTCCACCACCTCTCCTGTTAAGGGAGGTGCTGAAAAGGAGGTCTGGGAGGAGGTCTGCAGGTAGCCTGGACCGGACCGGTAGCAGCTAAGTTGCTGGCTCCATCCCCGGGCAGAGCTGCTCAAGTCAGGCCAGTGATGTTTGATGATGTCATCTTTGTTAGCAATGTTTTACTCTTTAATAAAAGCATTTAGTAAAAAAGCAATATTGTTGTTACGGTGTGGATTGTTTTGTTATTTATTAGAATTGAAACATGCAGTAGTCATGGTAGATGTTAGACTTTCAATGAGACACCTAACATTCCATCAGTTTGATACAATGTGTGACATGTTATATTAGAGAGGAGTCCTCTATACACATCTATTTTAGACCATAGGAGAAATATCAGATTGAAATAGCTTCTCTAAGAGTCTGAGGAGAGAGCAACAGTAGACGCATCGTTAGCTCTCCCACCTCCAGTTCAGTACTCGGGTCATTCCACCAATTGAGTACCTTTTGGGGAGTGTAACTTTATATTTCACCTAATTCTAatattctgtcataaagagcacatgttcaacttaataaaacacatgttttcccatctcaacAGTAACAAATACATACTATAGCAAGTGCCTATTAAGGGCCAAATAAAgtgacagggttgactgtaacagagttGACTATTTCATCTAGAATCAACCATAGATCCCcatgtgacagggggaatggaatgCAAGCTTACCAAACACATGTAAATAGTTTAAACATTTCTAgactgtctatctataggtaacagggttggtgTGTTATAATTCACCCACCCAGTGGTGATTGCagcatgtacatcttggtggggaaaacaaatgtggtttctactgacacttgagatgtacaaactatggcacaaGGGGACAACGAGTGGACTATAGGATATCGGTAATTTAGATTAAGACAATGAGAGACCTAGGATGAACGTCgtcaatataactatgtgttcagcacttttgaaatgtgcaGCGACAGAATTttgaacatgggccattcttacagtattctccctgtacaccaagtcataactgcatataagcagacaatgaaagctcttacaatatttgatgattacatttctctaaaacaggctatagtctacatgtgcaccaccaagtcagagcagtaggctaagttatgagaggggaaagggacaacattattagggtgaggcacatgggctactaacagcttactacacaacatacacttagtattactttcttatctacagtatacacatctccctggcatattacatcatttatagaGCAGCAGTCAATACAttgttggactcaccttgttgtgttgtgctcacttgaacaggaaggtgtagCGGCGGTTTGGcatcaaagtctgtcattctctggatttatggttctttcaagacaactgggaactcggaaaaaacaaggttgaatcatgacgtcagaattggagacaacgaacgacatctgcctctgattgagaaccattccaggccaaacacataaatatttcatagaaaaaataacatagactacccaccccaactcacgccctgaccaaactaacacaaagacataataaaggaactaaggtcagaacatgacactccctggcatattacatcatttatagaGAAGCTTCCAACCACTCAGGAGTCATGCTGAATAACAGGCTagtgatgactgctagcttggTAGCTATGATTTTGAAAatacattaccaacccctacgctccgtatttctcgctggctgccccaccaccacagaaagcactaagctgggctgaaacacctgcatttatgAGCTGCCTtcctcaagaaagcaaaaaagagaaggtatgcagctttattaactcaatgattttTTAAAAGtagacattgtttgcaaactgatatgtgacacttattaatgccaaaataacatgcaaaacaggcaacatatatatatatattgttgttAAACACATGGGGCTCAAAACGGGTGTGGCTCC is drawn from Oncorhynchus nerka isolate Pitt River unplaced genomic scaffold, Oner_Uvic_2.0 unplaced_scaffold_2324, whole genome shotgun sequence and contains these coding sequences:
- the LOC135567237 gene encoding RNA-binding protein 25-like, coding for MEMEIALINDKKTSELEEVFKKIKEQQIELENMETDKYKWKQNQMDMEEKMEGEHNKQKERKKERGRKRDRERSKGREWRRDRKLWKEKKRDRERLKERLKNKDRDRERSKGREWRRDRKLWKEKKRDRERLKERLKKKDRQKQKEKEKEREKDNENQREMELKDQQQKEMEKEKMIMREREEAGRRKEGQ